In Planococcus sp. MB-3u-03, the DNA window AAGCAATTCTTCAACAAATTCATACAATGGCAGATTGGATGCTTCCACAGCCAATCCCTCGCTTTCGTCATGTACTTGGCGGTAATAAGCAGTCATTTTTCGACTTGCTCCTTGAAACCACCCAAACTGGATTCGCCTGTATGCTGCAGCGGTTCTGGGACCGTTTGCTTCTTCCCTTCATTTACATAAAGAAAGTGCATTTTGTCAAGCTCTTGTACTTTTTGGTCGAATAGCCGTTGGTGGTCTTCGTATCTGTAGAAATTGCGCCAGTATTCAAAGATGGTTTTGCAACACCTAAGCGCAGCGCCCCGTTAACTGAATCCAATCCCTCTACAACACATAATTCATACATAATTTTCGCAACGACTTCTTATATTCCCGTTCCACTACCCCTTTATATTGTGTATATCTCATTTGTTATACCTCCTGTATTTGCTGAACCTAGTTCAGATATTGCGGTAGCGCCGGATAATGTCTTCGTCGTCCAAAGAAATGAATCGATCGTACAGCTGTTGTTCATGGATACATTTGCCGATGAAAAAGTGGATACCGGCATATTGGCAATCGCCCGTTTTGCATCGCCCAAATCGCTGTCCAGGCTTCCTCCTAAATGAAACTCTTCGTAATAATTATCCAAGCCCCATTCGGCTACTTTAGCCAACAATTTACGGTCAGCTTGATGCTTTTCCCCTTCCGGCAAATTGCCTTCTAGATGGAAATGAATGGTCTTGCCCATCGCTAGCACATAGCAGGCGGAAACCAATTTCTCTTTTCTATATGCCCCGAACAGATGAAGGTTCGGGCCAAGCGTGCTGACTAATGCTTCGAAGTAATCGTTGGTGAAAAAATAATAACTATCAGCTTCTTCCCGTCTTCGGGCGTTCGAATAATAAAGGACCAGGAACTCGAACATATGGCGGACAGTCCCTAACTTCCGGAACTCCACCTCAGATGAAAATTCTTTTTCTATCACTGAGGGACTTTGCCATTTTTTCAAATCGATCGAATAGGTCTCGTATAAGGGCAATAACTGCATATAGCCTTTAAAGAATTCAGCATTTTCCTTGGAAGGGTGAAAGCGGATGAATTCAGCGATGATCTGCTCTTTCTTACAGAAATCGATGAATTCCTTCCTGAAGTTCTCTACGAGAGAAGCGCTGTCGGAACGTATATTCAAGACCGGCCCGCCATAGCCGAAGGGCGTGGCAATATCGAAACAATGCGGCTGTTCTTCATTCACTTTCCTCTTGATGAAAGGATAGGCCACTTCCCCGTCTGCACATTGAAAATAAAAGAGGTAAGCTTCTCCTGGATCCAGTTTAAGGGCACTCAGAAAGTATTGGGTCGTGTAGTAAATATCCTGTATGTCTAAGGCATCAAGTATTTCCTGCCATTTGATATGCTCTTGGATGGAAACCAGCTTGTACATAATCTCACCCCTGCTTTAACTGCTGCTTATTTGAAGACGGTTTGTAAATGAGCGCTTTTCTTTCTGCCAAAT includes these proteins:
- a CDS encoding GNAT family N-acetyltransferase; amino-acid sequence: MYKLVSIQEHIKWQEILDALDIQDIYYTTQYFLSALKLDPGEAYLFYFQCADGEVAYPFIKRKVNEEQPHCFDIATPFGYGGPVLNIRSDSASLVENFRKEFIDFCKKEQIIAEFIRFHPSKENAEFFKGYMQLLPLYETYSIDLKKWQSPSVIEKEFSSEVEFRKLGTVRHMFEFLVLYYSNARRREEADSYYFFTNDYFEALVSTLGPNLHLFGAYRKEKLVSACYVLAMGKTIHFHLEGNLPEGEKHQADRKLLAKVAEWGLDNYYEEFHLGGSLDSDLGDAKRAIANMPVSTFSSANVSMNNSCTIDSFLWTTKTLSGATAISELGSANTGGITNEIYTI